From Cygnus atratus isolate AKBS03 ecotype Queensland, Australia chromosome 1, CAtr_DNAZoo_HiC_assembly, whole genome shotgun sequence, the proteins below share one genomic window:
- the KCTD21 gene encoding BTB/POZ domain-containing protein KCTD21, producing the protein MSEPITLNVGGKLYTTSLSTLTSFPDSMLGAMFSGKMPTKKDSQGNCFIDRDGKIFRYILNFLRTSHLDLPEDFQEMGLLRREVDFYQIQPLIEALQEKEVELSKAEKNAMLNITLDQKTQTVHFTVREAPQIYSLSSSNMEVFSANIFSTSCLFLKLLGSKLYYCFNGNLSSISSYLQDPNHLTLDWVASVEGLPEEEYTRQNLKRLWVVPDNKQINSFQVFVEEVLKIALSDGFCIDSSHPHTSDFMNNKIIRLIRYK; encoded by the coding sequence ATGTCAGAACCCATCACGCTCAATGTTGGAGGAAAACTCTATACCACCTCTCTGTCCACCCTGACTAGCTTTCCAGACTCCATGCTGGGGGCCATGTTTAGTGGAAAGATGCCAACCAAGAAGGACAGCCAAGGCAACTGCTTTATCGACAGAGATGGCAAAATCTTCCGCTATATCCTCAACTTCTTAAGAACTTCTCACTTGGACCTCCCTGAAGACTTTCAGGAAATGGGCTTGCTTCGGCGGGAGGTAGATTTTTATCAAATTCAGCCTCTGATTGAGGCCttgcaggagaaggaggtggaGCTTTCCAAAGCGGAGAAAAACGCCATGCTCAACATCACCCTCGATCAGAAGACGCAGACCGTTCACTTCACCGTTCGAGAAGCGCCCCAGATCTACAGCCTGTCCTCCTCCAACATGGAAGTGTTCAGCGCTAATATCTTCTCCACATCGTGTCTGTTCCTGAAGCTTCTCGGTTCCAAACTTTACTACTGCTTCAACGGAAACCTCTCTTCCATATCCAGCTACCTGCAGGACCCCAACCATTTGACCTTAGATTGGGTTGCAAGCGTGGAAGGCCTTCCCGAAGAGGAGTACACGCGGCAGAACTTAAAGAGACTCTGGGTGGTGCCTGATAATAAGCAAATCAATAGTTTCCAGGTGTTTGTGGAAGAAGTGCTCAAAATAGCCCTGAGTGATGGCTTCTGCATAGATTCTTCTCATCCACACACTTCGGATTTCATGAATAATAAGATTATTCGCCTAATTCGATACAAGTAG